The region ACACAGTTGAGGAAACATTCGTCCTTGTCCGTGATTCGAACTCGGGACCAATGCCTTTCCAGGGTGGTAGCCTCGTGCTACGTtcgagtggatgacaatttttccctttcaagGTACTTTAATGTTACTTTTTAAGGCAGCACAAGCTCAGCTCTACTACCTAGAGCtaggccatagcctcctcgataaactctgtgcctgtcaagacgccgagacaacaatagggaggcgccgtcaGCAGAGTTGCAcactgccgccgctcatttcgctgagggcgccaccgatGTAGAGTACcgaggacgggagtattgcggactaagatgtaccgagtcaagtaccaagtaCCGCACAACGCTGCTTCACAGACATCATGTGCGGGTAAACCACCATGAACTTCTTCACGTGGACACATGTAACTTCGCGCAAGGCATATAGTGACAAAGCATATAGTGACAGAAGCGCTGTGAAACGCTGTGAACCAgcgttgtgcggtgcatgtggggAGGAAGATGAAAGAGCTGAACAcatcatacttttctgtaaaggccttaacccagtgcaaagcaatggggctgattttttcaaagcattggggacggtgaaggcaaaatagactttacgcgggtagaaataactaaatagaggttatctgattggtggctaaaatcaaggcaggggtgaaatttcacccaccacaaagtacaaaatatgttaatagtcacggatAGGTGGCGTATACCACCGCccaatttaaagggttcagcctcatccatccagcCGCCGCGTCTCTCGTCTGCGCGACGGGCAcgacgccgactgttttaattgctgcgatgatggaacaacgatccactgggtgaccagagccttGTTTATAAAGCTGTAGAGCACCATAgtagtgtctcgaatacagtctgtgaaagtgcgagcgcgcTTGCAGCAACTGTAGCGTCAAAGCGGATTGCGCGTCGCgcgtatcaaaaaaaaaaaaaaaaaaaaaaaaaaaacgagaaaaaagcGCGAGTTTGTTCATTGTGGTTAATACGCCCTTAGTTACCGTAGTAAAGTGCAGAAAATACGCCAGTCGGCAAGCGTTCTCACAGTTATATCTTGTCAAAAACTGCTTGCCacgcttcttcttccttcattcttatagtgagccgtccttcgggcctcggcgcacgttcgtagcatactatttttacgactttcagacaagttttccctAAGTTCTTTCGCATCAGATGAGCGCTGTGGCCGACGGGAATATTTATACCCATAAACCTTTGCACTTTCTTCCACGTCTgtgtgccttggcgaccaggaaaaatagaaacaaatatttaaGGACCTATaaaaagcgccgcatgccttgaCTAAGCACgatgcgagcaaatattttattgcaNNNNNNNNNNNNNNNNNNNNNNNNNNNNNNNNNNNNNNNNNNNNNNNNNNNNNNNNNNNNNNNNNNNNNNNNNNNNNNNNNNNNNNNNNNNNNNNNNNNNCCATCAGAGGAGCCACCGCAGCAGAAGCTGGCACCGGAAGAACCACCGCAGCAAAAGCTGGCACCGGAGGAACCACCGCAGCAAAAGCTGGCACCGGAGGAACCACCGCAGCAGAAGCTGGCACCGGAGGAACCACCGCAGCAGAAGCTGGTACCGGAGGAACCACCGCTGCAGAAGCTGGTACCGGAGGAACCACCGCAGCAGAAGCTGGCATTGGAGCAACCACCACAGCAGAAGCTTGCACTGGAGCAACCACCGCAGCAGAAGCACAACCTTAACTACACCAATATTGACACACTTTTCGACGACGAGGGCCTCAATGCGCCGCCAGCAAAGCAGACCAACTCGGCAAACAAAGGACAGCCGCAGACGCTCAAGAGCGAAGCGGGCAATCCGGCCCGGAAAGATCCCTTACAGCTCGCCCAGACGCTGACCATGAATCGGCAGCGCTTGAAACTTGAAGCCCAACGCAGCCGCCAGCGGTTTGCCAACATGCTCTGCGGCGCGGCTGTCGTCTTAGTGATCGTCTCCTTGCTGGCCATAGTGGGTGCGTCCTTGTTCTCGAAGCACGCCGATAGAGATCTAATGACCACCCAGGAACCGGCCTACAATTTCAGCTCGGAGGACGAGGACAACGAGCCTCCCGATGGTGGTTACGCACGTGCGATGCGGGAAACGACCGATGGAGACTCCTTCAGAGACACGGTTCAGAACGACGCGACAACTACTGGCACCTTCGAAGACAGCGAGATCGTCCAGGTAGCGGAAGATCATATAGGTGTTTCAAAGGGCTCACAACAAGCGCTCCAAGCAGCCGAAACCGTCATAGCTGGAAGTTTGACCATTGATACCAGCACGGAGGTGGTATCCGGTAGAAATTCTACGTGGCAATAAACGATCGGGATTTACTTGAAGGCGATAATATCATATAATAAATTTCAGAAAACTGCAGTAACACTCTGAGCACAACGAGGAAGCTTTGTTGCAAAGGTGACGCGTGTGCGTGGTAAAGGATGTTTTTCGTCATGCAAGAAAATATAGAAATTCGGTGGCCTGAATTTCACGCGGAAAGTCTTCGCTTTACTTTAGAATGTTGCGCGAGTTTCGAGCAACTCTTATTTGTTCTGTGCTGTAGACAGTACATTACGCGCTTATCGTATTCATAATGAACTAGTTGCAGCTCCAGCAAAATGCCTGCTTCAACACGTAAGACGATACTGTGCTCAAAAATCATCAAAGAAATAAGCAGTAATGCCTTCAATATTGGCTTCTTATCACGCTGCACATTGTATGGCAACAGGCCACGAAAATTCTCTGTATACATAATGAACACAAGTGCCGACTAATCCGCCGTCAAAAATAATTATTTGTCAATAAGTGCGAAAATCACGGAGTTCCGGCACAAGAAGTAAAATGTAGCAAGACGTGGGAGCGGGCTAGTTGCTTCTGCATAACCAAAATAAACTTGAAGCGCAAAGAATCAACCAGTGACGGTATGGGCCAGAATGCCAAGCGTTGTCACTACTTTCTCCTTCATTCTTCAAGTTTATAAGTAAAGTATTCTCTGCATATCTTACCATTCATGTTAGTCAGTCACGTTATTcgtacattcgtacccttccatgccaattttggtatttaccaagtgaacgagacgcgagtttttgaAAGGTCGAGTTTCAGCGTtacgccaccgccgccgacacttgtgaggcaatacaagcttcgcttgatggatggatggagaactttatttggtcctgcaacgctatggggtgacccatagaatgactaatcccacgtcgggaccggaatACTGAGCTTCGAGGCCGCGTCGAAAAAGTGTTTGAATCCACCCAGTGTGGCatatccccctcgtgggtacgagccatgttttcaggcaacaacaacaacaacaacaacaacaacaacaacaacaacaacaacaacaacaacaaatcgCGCCGGGGTGCTCCCTGCCAGCAGCCCTTGGTCGGGGTTGAAGCCCTCAGTCCACGACCCATGGCTCTAGTGGAAACGCTGGCTTCAGACCTTGGCCACTCCTGTTTTATCGCTGGTTACATATttttcttgaaagccatctgcgacggggacagagtccgtcGTCCGCTGTGTTTTcatggcttagttcgcgttcatgCTAGCGGTAGCACTaaggtccattcgctcgctgATGCTGCCGCGTTTTATCACTCCAACGTTTTGAAGGCGAGTTTCCGTGGTTATTGAGTGATATGTGTTCaggtttgcttgtgcatgcgtggtaccatgcttgtcaatttagtatgcctatgtttacaagtttatactgccgagaaaactactatccttacttcttatagctgtccaGTAATTCgcgatcgcaatcgatggttcgcctttcgggcgatagtGCGACTTGTTTTATTGCGGTAACTAACTATATATATTCTACTTATCTACTGGTGTAAAGCATTGGCAGCGGTTCAATTTACAACAAACAATCCTTTTTTTATGTTCCTTCGACAATAACACCTATGTAACAAAATTGCCGATGAACTCTCGTTGAAATctcgccgtcgcaccggggaGACGTTCCAATGGTGTGCAGTCGTGTCGGGGTGCATCGCGCTTGTGTTGCGCTTTAATGGCACGATCCTCGTCAGTGGTATTCGCCAGCCGGCGCTGGTCTCCTCGACGCTTTTGCCCACGTCAGCGCTCCAGGCGGGCGAGCGGTTCGTGGTGGAACTGGAAGTGGCAGCAGCGGCTGCGGCTTCACGTAGCTTTCGCGCCCGTTCACACTTCTGTGTGCGTTGGCGCTCCATCAATTCCCGTTCTTCTTCCCCCCAGAGAACGACACGTGTCCGTCCCTTAGAGAGTTCAAAGGGAAACTGCTGATAAGAGCGcgagcgcgatctctacgtcacgagacaaaggggtaCATCGATTGGTGGGAGGGGGCACCGCGGAGTATCGCGTGCAAACGGCATCGGTGGTGGCGGGGCGACGGTGAGGACGAGGGCTGCCGccaattgttgttctacgcgttgTTTTCTCGGCGGACGTGATCCACCAGAACTTggccatagacagcttcactatagaaaaaaataggggcagaatcacactagtggtgcgaagactgggcaaacagcgaagctggcgaccccacctaggtTTATCTCAgatcggccaagtttttgcgaggttatgcttcgaggcTCGGTcccgttttgcgcaagatcaccccggaataatcgacagcccaaggagcaacgaacactcggtcattaaagtatctcgACGCTTCTGAACGCTCAAACGCTCTTGCTCGGtctcgcgggctcgtaactccggatcttctgcgaatcgatGCTGCTTCAGCGACGTGACACTCGGATGGGACCGAATTTTGGCCGCCCCAACTTCACGACGATGGGCTTGGCACGGATACGTGATacctcggcaaagctaaggcgaagcgatgcggcgcgcgcgattaCGTCACGGCTGACGCAGCTGGGGTGAGGTTCGGcgtggtcggcgcagctggggcgaagcgttgctaggcgacgcatggtgacatCATCGCCAGGCGGAAGTTTAGGGGCGTACGCTCGACGGACCATTCTCGAGTTTAAGCAGCTTCGCTAtagttcacagggatatgtgccattgagcttggagccTTTCTGCACAAACTCCAGGATTGGCCGACATCTCTGGTCTATGCTACGTGGCGCAACGAAGagcttaaagagctccgctgtatataaaaaaaagtttcacGTGTTGTGGGACAAAATGTCACAAGATGTCACTACCGGCTTTGTGACTGGCTTCCACGTTTGCCGTAATCCAATACTTCCGTAAAGTGAAATACATGCATTGACAAGCTGACTTtctagtgggcctcttcgattttccacttctggctacccgcgggctgccagaaccagctaAAGCACCTTCGCTTCTCTCGGCTTGATCCGCCCACCATGTGATGCGCTACCACGGCGCATTTGTTTTAAGCTTGTTTCACAttatgcgattttcatcgcatattaccctgcttatctttcagtgcatgcatttCGCCTTGcactatgccaagttttcttctgactgatttcatgctgcgtccatgttttactgcttcctcaatcttttcgaAGTTATAATTTCgggtatcccttactttcttcttgttgatcagtttcgacagttcagcaaattgtacctcatctctcgagtttgacactttcatgttttgccgtatctttattaggtcctttgttacttgagtgagcttacctactggttgccttggtgccttagctcccacttcaattgctgcttctgagattagcctagttactgtttcattcattacctctacgttgtcttcatcttcctgttctaaagctgcatatttgtttgcgagcaccagcctgaattggtccgCTTTTACTctcactgcgtctaggttggcctgtatcttcttgactaattttattctttctctcttcaaattgagagaaatcctagacctgactaaactatggtcactgcactttaccctacctaacacttctacaccttgcactatgctgggatcggcagagagtatgaaatccatttcattccttgtttctccattagggcttttccaggtccacttcctgttgctgcgcttcctgaaaaaggtattcattattcggagcctattcctttccgcgaattcttaTATTTACATAAACATAAATAAAACCGAGCAAGTAGCCGGCCTATGTTTACCTACGTGTATGCATGGCTCATAGTGCGTAAGCCGTGCAGTTGTGCTGCATTTTCTGCCGCTGAGATCACCGCACTGTTGTCAGTGATTAGGTTTTGACGTGACAACGGACGGAATGTACAGGTGGTTGCTCGGGTTTCATTTCGTCCCGCGCACGTTTGCCGAGAGCAGGAACTGTCCGTTCAACCGAGCGAAATATTTGCAAGCCGGTTCTGTGTTTTGGCATACCGATTTATTATTTAGCCTGAGTAAAACTAGTGTCGAGTTAAGCCAAGTGAAAGACCAGTGCAGAGCCATTGCGGCGCTTTCATCGTCACTGGGGCAAGTAGAAAACGTCATTCTGAAAATTTTCACACTCTGCAATTTGCCTTCCTTGTGAGTTTCTTTTTGcccatcttcttttttttttactttctgtatcTGCTAGAATTTTTTAAAGTAATTTTTCAGTGCTATATAATGTGGAGCAACAATTGGTCGCACATTCCCTAAATGACAAATTTACGTTTATGAGGAATCCGCTGAATAATCCAATCCCCTTCTCTCATTGCCGATATTGAAATACCCGAATCCTTGCAATATGACATAAAGGGACAGTCGAAGGAACAACTGTTCTTAAAGGGAAGAATAGCGGAGAATTGATGGGTTAGTCATATATACCTTGCCGGGTTCTGTAATTAGCACTGAATATCTTTCTCGTAGCAGCAGCGTCCATAAACACTATAATATGTTGCTGCGCGAGTTGGTTTATGTCTAAGAGGTGCATATTGGTGCGATGAGGAAACAAAAGGTCAAGAAAGAAACTGGGATGGAACAGAGCGGGCCCT is a window of Dermacentor silvarum isolate Dsil-2018 chromosome 4, BIME_Dsil_1.4, whole genome shotgun sequence DNA encoding:
- the LOC125944997 gene encoding putative uncharacterized protein DDB_G0294196 — translated: MYRVKYQVPHNAASQTSCAEEPPQQKLAPEEPPQQKLAPEEPPQQKLAPEEPPQQKLAPEEPPQQKLVPEEPPLQKLVPEEPPQQKLALEQPPQQKLALEQPPQQKHNLNYTNIDTLFDDEGLNAPPAKQTNSANKGQPQTLKSEAGNPARKDPLQLAQTLTMNRQRLKLEAQRSRQRFANMLCGAAVVLVIVSLLAIVGASLFSKHADRDLMTTQEPAYNFSSEDEDNEPPDGGYARAMRETTDGDSFRDTVQNDATTTGTFEDSEIVQVAEDHIGVSKGSQQALQAAETVIAGSLTIDTSTEVVSGRNSTWQ